Proteins encoded within one genomic window of Couchioplanes caeruleus:
- a CDS encoding ATP-binding protein, with amino-acid sequence MTALRPHAEDQYADELALLAEADDRPRPPGWRLSPHAVVTYLLGDGAKITPKYVGPRRLMEVAVSTLVTDRALLLLGVPGTAKTWVSEHLAAAVSGDSTQLVQGTAGTAEEAIRYGWNYARLLAEGPSEAALTPSPVMRAMQSGTIARVEELTRVPSDVQDALITILSEKTLPVPELNTEVQAQRGFNLIATANDRDRGVNELSSALRRRFNTVVLPVPASADDEVEIVTRRVAQLGRSLDLPEVPTALEEIRRVVTIFRELRNGMTEDGRTKLKSPTGTLSTAEAISVITSGMALAAHFGDGRLHPGDVAAGILGAVVKDPVSDTVVWREYLETVVRERTDWRDFYRAARDA; translated from the coding sequence ATGACCGCTCTGCGTCCCCACGCCGAGGACCAGTACGCCGACGAGCTGGCCCTGCTCGCGGAGGCCGACGACCGGCCGCGGCCGCCCGGCTGGCGGCTGTCTCCGCACGCCGTGGTGACCTACCTGCTGGGCGACGGCGCGAAGATCACCCCGAAGTACGTGGGTCCCCGGCGGCTCATGGAGGTGGCGGTGTCCACTCTGGTCACCGACCGGGCGCTGCTGCTGCTCGGCGTGCCGGGCACGGCCAAGACCTGGGTCTCGGAGCACCTCGCCGCCGCCGTCAGCGGCGACTCCACCCAGCTCGTGCAGGGCACGGCGGGCACGGCCGAGGAGGCCATCCGGTACGGATGGAACTACGCGCGGCTGCTCGCCGAGGGCCCGTCCGAGGCGGCCCTGACCCCGAGCCCGGTCATGCGCGCCATGCAGAGCGGCACGATCGCCCGCGTCGAGGAGCTCACCCGGGTGCCTTCCGACGTGCAGGACGCGCTCATCACCATCCTGTCCGAGAAGACGCTGCCGGTGCCGGAGCTGAACACCGAGGTGCAGGCCCAGCGTGGCTTCAACCTCATCGCCACCGCCAACGACCGCGACCGCGGCGTCAACGAGCTGTCGAGCGCGCTGCGGCGACGGTTCAACACGGTGGTTCTGCCCGTGCCCGCTTCGGCCGACGACGAGGTGGAGATCGTGACGCGCCGGGTGGCCCAGCTCGGCCGGTCGCTCGACCTGCCGGAGGTGCCCACCGCGCTGGAGGAGATCCGCCGGGTGGTGACGATCTTCCGCGAGCTGCGCAACGGCATGACCGAGGACGGCCGCACCAAGCTCAAGTCCCCGACCGGCACCCTGTCCACGGCCGAGGCCATCTCCGTGATCACCAGCGGCATGGCCCTGGCCGCACACTTCGGCGACGGCCGGCTGCACCCGGGCGACGTGGCCGCGGGCATCCTCGGCGCGGTGGTCAAGGACCCGGTATCCGACACAGTGGTGTGGCGCGAATACCTCGAGACGGTCGTGCGGGAACGCACCGACTGGCGCGACTTCTACCGCGCGGCCCGCGATGCCTGA
- a CDS encoding SWIM zinc finger family protein: protein MPVERWSTAQVTAVAPDAGSLKGARSVAAASKWQATGLLDDVLWGLCKGSGKNPYQVCVDLSGPAYKCSCPSRKFPCKHALGLLLMWAEGIAPDPAAEPPAFVAEWQASRAARATATAQRSAGPADPEGARKRARQREERVAAGMAELGRWLDDQVQQGLAGAERAGRAPFETMAARLVDAQAPGAASAVRRLGDVAGIGPHWADRLLGDLAMLRLLVAGHERLGALPPALAATVRTRIGFPVATEDVLATPSVGDHWQVLGQSDSDDGTIITRRTWLRGVDSGRFALHLSFAAPGQTLAADLVPGTSFDADLCFYPGAAPLRALVKDRRSAPRPLTAPSGATGVREAMRGWAAVLAAEPWRFDAPVLLAGVSPSSDGFLTDTGGDSLPLAAGHREPWWLLAAAGGAPATVAAEWTPAGLRPLAAWVEGRFVPAAPPVPDGGTRRSPELPSGLLAAALVGTSRRPYSPATVDVGDRGIALGAGCSLLEAAATALVYRRAGTAPSTSHPPVAPAPAETGPPVPSAAGDRLLRLLGGGAPGGAQQAQELLAQWLCAAAAHGGHVPPESLPALLDAGRRNGVIRPAIGRVAGERGRWLAGLRPEWQWLREEASGRAAADDPTVWQTGTGGERLAHLTRLRATDPAGGLALLRGTWPAEAPEDRARFVGALGTGLSLADDEFLETVLDDRRKEVREAALYLLRRLPGSGLGRRMAARALAAVTLERRALGRDRLAVTPPADVTAELRRDGVAAQPARGTGVQAWLLEEVVAGTALSTWTTAFGRGPSAVVDLARGNDWESALLHGWAKAAIVQAEPEWASALVHNDSRENAAGLREAVRWDLHLLLPPADLARIAADFLRREDHLAHRLLAVHPGAWPDELAVAVVETITHRARTDRHSWQLAELCRAAATAMPPAYAAHVTSLAVRLDQDAADPSRIRPVAELARTLTFRHEMLQEFA from the coding sequence GTGCCTGTCGAACGCTGGTCCACCGCCCAGGTCACCGCCGTCGCGCCCGACGCCGGTTCGCTGAAGGGCGCCCGCAGTGTCGCCGCCGCGTCGAAGTGGCAGGCGACCGGCCTGCTCGACGACGTCCTGTGGGGACTGTGCAAGGGCAGCGGGAAGAATCCCTACCAGGTCTGTGTGGACCTCTCCGGCCCGGCTTACAAGTGCTCCTGCCCGAGCCGCAAGTTCCCCTGCAAGCATGCCCTGGGCCTGCTGCTGATGTGGGCCGAGGGCATCGCACCCGACCCGGCCGCCGAGCCGCCTGCGTTCGTCGCGGAGTGGCAGGCGAGCCGGGCGGCCCGCGCCACGGCAACGGCGCAGAGATCCGCCGGACCGGCGGATCCCGAGGGGGCCCGCAAGCGCGCCCGGCAGCGCGAGGAGCGGGTCGCCGCGGGCATGGCCGAGCTGGGCCGGTGGCTCGACGACCAGGTCCAGCAGGGGCTGGCGGGGGCCGAGCGCGCCGGTCGCGCACCGTTCGAGACCATGGCGGCCCGGCTCGTCGACGCCCAGGCGCCGGGTGCCGCCTCCGCGGTGCGCCGCCTGGGTGACGTCGCCGGCATCGGGCCGCACTGGGCCGACCGGCTGCTCGGCGACCTCGCGATGCTGCGCCTGCTGGTGGCCGGCCACGAGCGCCTCGGTGCGCTGCCCCCGGCGCTGGCGGCCACCGTGCGCACGCGGATCGGCTTTCCGGTCGCCACGGAGGATGTCCTGGCCACACCGTCCGTCGGCGACCACTGGCAGGTGCTCGGTCAGTCCGACAGCGACGACGGCACGATCATCACCCGGCGCACCTGGCTGCGAGGTGTCGACAGTGGCCGGTTCGCGCTCCACCTGTCGTTCGCCGCGCCCGGTCAGACGCTGGCGGCCGACCTCGTGCCCGGCACGTCCTTCGACGCCGATCTGTGTTTCTATCCTGGTGCGGCACCGCTGCGGGCGCTCGTCAAGGACAGGCGGTCGGCACCGAGGCCGCTGACGGCGCCGAGCGGGGCGACCGGCGTGCGGGAGGCGATGCGCGGCTGGGCCGCCGTCCTGGCCGCCGAGCCTTGGCGCTTCGACGCTCCCGTCCTGCTCGCGGGTGTCAGCCCGAGCTCCGACGGCTTCCTCACCGACACCGGTGGTGACTCGTTGCCGCTCGCGGCCGGGCACCGGGAGCCGTGGTGGCTGCTGGCCGCCGCGGGCGGAGCGCCCGCGACCGTCGCGGCCGAGTGGACACCGGCGGGCCTGCGGCCCCTCGCCGCCTGGGTGGAGGGTCGCTTCGTGCCGGCGGCGCCACCGGTGCCCGACGGCGGCACGCGACGCTCCCCCGAGCTTCCGTCCGGCCTGTTGGCGGCGGCCCTGGTGGGCACGAGCCGCCGACCGTACTCCCCGGCGACCGTCGACGTCGGCGACCGCGGCATCGCGCTGGGAGCCGGCTGTTCGCTGCTGGAGGCCGCGGCCACCGCCCTGGTCTATCGCCGCGCCGGCACGGCACCGTCCACCTCGCATCCGCCGGTCGCGCCGGCACCCGCCGAGACCGGCCCACCGGTGCCGAGCGCCGCGGGCGACCGCCTGCTGCGCCTGCTCGGGGGCGGCGCACCCGGCGGCGCCCAGCAGGCCCAGGAGCTGCTCGCCCAGTGGCTCTGCGCGGCCGCGGCGCACGGCGGCCACGTCCCGCCGGAGTCGTTGCCCGCGCTGCTCGACGCGGGCCGCCGCAACGGCGTCATCCGGCCCGCGATCGGCCGGGTCGCCGGGGAGCGCGGCCGCTGGCTGGCGGGCCTGCGACCGGAATGGCAGTGGTTGCGCGAGGAGGCGTCCGGCAGGGCCGCCGCCGACGACCCCACCGTCTGGCAGACGGGTACGGGCGGAGAGCGCCTCGCCCACCTCACGCGCCTGCGCGCCACCGACCCCGCCGGCGGGCTGGCCCTGCTGCGTGGCACCTGGCCCGCCGAGGCGCCCGAGGACCGCGCCCGCTTCGTCGGCGCCCTCGGCACCGGGCTGTCCCTCGCCGACGACGAGTTCCTCGAGACGGTGCTCGACGACCGTCGCAAGGAGGTACGCGAGGCCGCGCTCTATCTACTCCGCCGCCTTCCCGGCTCGGGCCTCGGCCGCCGGATGGCGGCGCGGGCGCTGGCCGCGGTCACGCTCGAACGCCGCGCCCTGGGCCGCGACCGGCTGGCCGTGACGCCGCCCGCCGATGTCACCGCCGAGCTGCGCCGCGACGGGGTTGCCGCCCAGCCCGCGCGGGGCACCGGCGTGCAGGCGTGGCTGCTGGAGGAGGTCGTCGCCGGCACCGCGCTTTCCACCTGGACCACGGCGTTCGGGCGCGGCCCGTCGGCGGTGGTGGACCTGGCGCGCGGCAACGACTGGGAGTCGGCGCTGTTGCACGGCTGGGCCAAGGCCGCGATCGTCCAGGCCGAGCCGGAATGGGCTTCCGCGCTGGTGCACAACGACTCGCGGGAGAACGCGGCCGGGCTGCGCGAGGCGGTCCGGTGGGACCTGCATCTGTTGCTGCCCCCGGCCGACCTCGCCCGGATCGCCGCCGACTTCCTGCGTCGGGAGGACCACCTCGCGCACCGCCTGCTCGCAGTGCATCCCGGCGCCTGGCCGGACGAACTCGCCGTCGCGGTGGTCGAGACCATCACGCACCGGGCCCGCACCGACCGGCACAGCTGGCAGCTCGCCGAGCTGTGCCGCGCCGCCGCGACCGCCATGCCGCCGGCGTACGCGGCGCACGTCACCAGCCTGGCCGTCCGGCTCGACCAGGACGCGGCCGACCCGTCCCGGATCCGGCCGGTCGCCGAGCTGGCCCGCACCCTCACCTTCCGCCACGAGATGCTCCAGGAGTTCGCATGA
- a CDS encoding glutathione S-transferase family protein yields the protein MPYVSESGEFTRDQRYIATRITADGRDGYPVEPGRYRLVVSRACPWANRAIIVRRLLGLEDVLSMGVAGPTHDQRSWTFDLDPGGRDPVLGIERLQEAFFARFPDYDKGITVPAIVDVPTGQVVTNDFAQITLDLSLEWTAHHREGAPRLYPPELREEIDKVGEYVFKDVNNGVYRAGFAGSQEAYERAYHRLFDRLDELSDRLSRQRYLVGDTITEADVRLFTTLVRFDAVYHGHFKCNRSKLSEMPVLWAYARDLFQTPGFGDTIDFVHIKRHYYEVHRDINPTGIVPAGPDLSGWLEEHGRERLGGRPFGDGSPPPPPKAGEEVPGL from the coding sequence ATGCCTTACGTCTCGGAGTCCGGTGAGTTCACCCGTGACCAGCGCTACATCGCCACCCGGATCACCGCGGACGGCCGCGACGGCTATCCGGTGGAGCCGGGCCGGTACCGCCTGGTGGTGAGCCGCGCCTGCCCGTGGGCCAACCGGGCGATCATCGTGCGGCGACTGCTGGGCCTCGAGGACGTGCTGTCGATGGGGGTCGCCGGGCCGACGCACGACCAGCGGAGCTGGACGTTCGACCTGGATCCGGGCGGGCGGGACCCGGTGCTCGGTATCGAGCGGCTGCAGGAGGCGTTCTTCGCGCGCTTCCCGGATTACGACAAGGGCATCACCGTGCCGGCGATCGTGGACGTGCCGACCGGGCAGGTGGTGACGAACGACTTCGCGCAGATCACCCTCGACCTCTCGCTGGAGTGGACCGCACATCACCGCGAGGGCGCGCCACGGCTCTATCCGCCGGAGCTGCGGGAGGAGATCGACAAGGTCGGCGAGTACGTGTTCAAGGACGTGAACAACGGCGTCTACCGGGCCGGTTTCGCGGGGTCGCAGGAGGCGTACGAGCGGGCGTACCACCGGCTCTTCGACCGGCTGGACGAGCTCTCGGACCGGCTCTCGCGGCAGCGCTACCTGGTCGGCGACACGATCACCGAGGCCGACGTGCGGCTCTTCACGACGCTGGTGCGCTTCGACGCGGTCTACCACGGGCACTTCAAGTGCAATCGCAGCAAGCTGAGCGAGATGCCGGTGCTGTGGGCGTACGCGCGGGACCTGTTCCAGACGCCGGGCTTCGGGGACACGATCGACTTCGTCCACATCAAGCGGCACTACTACGAGGTGCATCGCGACATCAACCCGACCGGCATCGTCCCGGCGGGGCCGGACCTGTCGGGGTGGCTCGAGGAGCACGGTCGGGAGCGGCTCGGCGGGCGGCCGTTCGGGGACGGGAGCCCGCCACCGCCACCGAAAGCGGGTGAAGAGGTGCCCGGCCTGTAA